Genomic segment of Arachis stenosperma cultivar V10309 chromosome 4, arast.V10309.gnm1.PFL2, whole genome shotgun sequence:
CTTTTATGCATGTAACTGTCACTAATAATTTTCCTTATGCTTGCTAAAACAGTGCAGCACATGATGTACGGCTTTGGAGATGATCCAAATGTAAGTGCCCTAACCTTTTGTTACATCTTAATTACTTTTTGGGATGTGAATGTTAATGTATACTAAACTTTGATCTCTTTTATGCTTCGCACAATTAGCCTCTTCCTGAAAGTGTGGCACTTATGGAGGATATTGTTGTGGAATATGTCACGGAATTGGTAacctaatttatttattttttaaacctAACTTTTTCATTGTTCTTGTTCAACTGAATTACAGTGTTGTGGATTAATTTGAACCTTTTATTTTTGTGCTTTGAAATTTTTTCCTTCGGAAGGTACATAAAGCTCAAGATATTGGATCACAGAGAGGGAAGCTATCTGTTGAGGATTTCCTTTATTTGATTCGCAAGGTACTTCTTTGTTCATAAAAGAATTTCACATGGAGTTGTCTTAATctgaagttgataattgagagtAGTTAGATAACAATCTAGTTAAACATGTCAAATCATGTAACGGTCCCAATACCAAATCCACGGCTTTTACTACCAAGAAAATGCACTTATGATTTGCCTTTAACACCATTTTGTCTTCAATTGCTTTGAGGCATGATATAAAGAGCTGTACTGTCAAGAGGCTAATACTTCAGAATTTGTTGCAACTTTGCAACTTTCAAGTATCCATAAACATTGATCGAATTCATGATTGAACATTTTTGTTCAGGATTAATCCCAATTTCTTATACTGCTACAGGATTTGCCAAAACTTAATCGATGTACAGAATTGTTGTCCATGAATGAAGAGCTGAAACAGGCAAGGAAAGTCTTTGAATCAGATGAAGACAAACTGAGGAAGGTTTTTGAGGTAGATGAACCCGTTGAATGATGAATGAGGAAAAGGGTATTGAATTGCATCATTACTGAATTCAGGATTACTGGAGTATGTCCTAACATGCCTCTATCAAATTTTTGGAAATTTGGAGTATGTCCTACATTTGAAAATAGCCAATGTGGATACTTGGATAGTTGAATTGTAACTTCCTAATATATTTGTTCTCCAATTTATTTTGTCCATGATCTTGTGATTATAAGTTTGAGTATTAGAAAACAATTTTTGACACATTAGGGTAACTTGCCGAAATATAGGAGAAATTATTTGGTCTCTACCTTCtacagttattatttat
This window contains:
- the LOC130974366 gene encoding transcription initiation factor TFIID subunit 13-like; translated protein: MSSSGGGSSSKPRSASFQPSETSSKRKRGVFQKELQHMMYGFGDDPNPLPESVALMEDIVVEYVTELVHKAQDIGSQRGKLSVEDFLYLIRKDLPKLNRCTELLSMNEELKQARKVFESDEDKLRKVFEVDEPVE